The following is a genomic window from Planifilum fulgidum.
CACCGCCATGCGGGCCCGCGGCGCCCAGGTGACGGATATCACGGTGCTGGTGGTGGCCGCCGACGACGGAGTGATGCCCCAGACCATCGAGGCGATCAACCACGCCAAGGCGGCGGATGTCCCCATCATCGTGGCGGTGAACAAAATCGACAAACCGGAAGCCAATCCGGAGCGGGTGAAGCAGCAGCTGAGCGAACACGGCCTCGTTCCGGAGGAATGGGGCGGCGAAACGATCTATGTTCCCGTTTCGGCCCTGAAGGGCGAGGGCATCGACGAGCTCCTGGAGATGATTCTGCTCGTGGCGGAAGTGCAGGAATTGAAGGCCAATCCGGACAAGCGCGCCCGCGGTGTGGTGATCGAAGCCGAGCTGGATAAAAACCGCGGCCCGGTGGCGACCGTCCTGGTGCAAAACGGTACCCTCAGGGTGGGAGATGCGCTGGTCGCCGGCAATTATTTCGGGAAAGTCCGGGCGATGATCAACGACCGGGGACGCCGGGTGAAGGAGGCAACCCCCTCCACGCCGGTGGAGATTCTCGGGCTGTCCGACGTTCCCAATGCCGGGGATGCCTTCATGGTCTTTGAGGATGAGAAACAGGCCCGGGAGATTGCCGACATCCGCGCCGAGCGGCAGCGCCAGAAAGAACTGAAGGTCCAGACGCGGATCACGCTGGATGATCTGTACAAGCAGATCCAGGAGGGCGATGTGAAGGAACTGAACATCATCATCAAAGGAGATGTTCAGGGATCGGTGGAAGCCCTGCGCGGAGGGCTGGAGAAGATCGATGTCGAGGGCGTGCGGGTGAAGATCATTCACTCCGGAGTGGGTGCCATCACCGAATCGGACATCATCCTCGCCTCGGCCTCCAATGCCATCGTCATCGGTTTCAACGTCCGCCCCGAGCCCAACGCCCGGGCGATGGCGGAGCAGGAAAAGGTGGATCTGCGTCTTCACCGCGTGATCTACGATGTGATCGAGGAAATCGAATCGGCAATGAAGGGGATGCTGGACCCCGAGTACGAGGAGAAAGTGGTCGGAACGGCGGAAGTCCGCCAAATCTTCAAGGTCTCCAAGGTGGGCACCATCGCCGGATGTTACGTGACCAGCGGAAAAGTGGTTCGCGACGGCAAAGCCCGCCTGATCCGCGACGGCGTGGTGATCCACGAGGGAGAAGTGGACACCTTGCGGCGGTTCAAGGATGATGTCCGCGAAGTGGCCCAGGGCTACGAATGCGGGATGACCCTGAAAAACTTCAACGACATCAAGGAAGGGGACATCATCGAAATCTACGTGGTGGAGGAAGTGGAACGAGCCACATGATCGTCGGGATTCAGGAATGCCGCTGCCGGGTGATCGGTTCGG
Proteins encoded in this region:
- the infB gene encoding translation initiation factor IF-2, whose translation is MSSKEVLTILKRMNMDVNNHMSVMNDEMIEKVEQFFRDIKKGADKKEKEEKEGKALQGEEAKRNRKGGGSRGRRRNGQMKVRERQGGEGAGQKREQRGKGSQGSNPPLKAVVAQAGDEANRSGRRKSKPSKDKSRFQESSQERESVEKLLAPRGKKGRKRQQEKKAHAREKQAPVLPTKLEITGPLTVGELAKRLRREASEVIKKLMGLGVMATINQEIDVDTITLVSEEFGVTVEYKEEVDQAAFEEIEETDAPEDLKERPPVVTIMGHVDHGKTTLLDTIRHTNVTATEAGGITQHIGAYQVEVSGKKITFLDTPGHAAFTAMRARGAQVTDITVLVVAADDGVMPQTIEAINHAKAADVPIIVAVNKIDKPEANPERVKQQLSEHGLVPEEWGGETIYVPVSALKGEGIDELLEMILLVAEVQELKANPDKRARGVVIEAELDKNRGPVATVLVQNGTLRVGDALVAGNYFGKVRAMINDRGRRVKEATPSTPVEILGLSDVPNAGDAFMVFEDEKQAREIADIRAERQRQKELKVQTRITLDDLYKQIQEGDVKELNIIIKGDVQGSVEALRGGLEKIDVEGVRVKIIHSGVGAITESDIILASASNAIVIGFNVRPEPNARAMAEQEKVDLRLHRVIYDVIEEIESAMKGMLDPEYEEKVVGTAEVRQIFKVSKVGTIAGCYVTSGKVVRDGKARLIRDGVVIHEGEVDTLRRFKDDVREVAQGYECGMTLKNFNDIKEGDIIEIYVVEEVERAT